TCATTCTGATCAAATCGAATATTTAGAAGATTTTGCTAAAGTAGAACGATTTGATACGGTTGAAGAAGTACAGGAACGAGTAGAAAAAAGAGACCATCTAATTGGAATTATTCCAGAGGGTAATGATTACTATTTGATGACACAAGGAAATGAACCAGAGGAAATGGTAGATTATGCAACGTTACTTCAAAGTTTTTATATCTTAGATATTAAAGTTGAAGATTCCAACAGTAAATTGACTGAGTTTAATCGAACCGTTCCTCCACTTAAAAAAGTTTTAGTGAATGTTTCGATTTTATTTATATCAGTATTAGCGGGAATGTTAATTGCTTTAAATATTGTAGAGGAAAAAGTCGATCGTACCATTCGAGCCATCAATGTTACTCCGACAACGAAATTAGAGTATATTCTTGGAAAAAGTGTAATGGGTGTAATCTTTTCCTTGTTCGGGAGCATTGCTTTGATTTTTATTACTGGATTTGGTGGGATAAATTTATTGCAGTTTCTACTTATCTTAATCGTAACGTCTTTATTAAGTATCCTCGTTGGCTTTATTCAAGGATTAACGAGTTCTGATATTATTACTGCTGCTGGAAGTATTAAACTTCTATTTCTACCTTTAATAGCAGGAGTATTGGCGGTGGAGATACTCGGTGAGAAATGGCAAAAATTCTTTTATTGGGATCCTTTTTACTGGGCATATAAAGGAAATGATCTTATTTTATCTCAAAGTGGAACGTGGCAACAAGTGAGTGTGTATGCAGGAATTGCATTTCTAATAAGTGGAGTTGTTTTTTTAATCCTTGCTCCAAAAATAAAAAAAGGATTACAATAGAAGATACAAAAAAAGAGACCCTTAAATAAAAGTAGGTGTCTCTTTCCTTTTTATAGCGTTTATTTTGAATCTTTAGAAGTGTTTAATCATTGTAGTTGCAACCTCTAGCATTCGTATTGATAATTGATGATGATCAATTAGCATATCAAAAGTATAGTCTTCTCCTAATACGGAGTAGTCTTTTCCTTCTGGAAATTTTCCTTCATCATAAGACTGTCTATCTTGATGCCATTTTTCATCTCCATAGTAACGGGTTAGCGCTTGTAACGAGTCTTGTTTTGATTCTAATTCATTCAAGACGTTTTCAAATCTTTGTATCGTATTTATCATATCATTTAAAATGAATTGCATTTTTTGAACTCTTTCGTACTGAGGTGAGAAATTATTTTTTTCTGTCATGATATTTTGCAAAAGGATTACATTTTCACTCATCCTACGCAAATTCGCCTCCACTAAGTAGATGAGTTACCTATTCATATAACTTCTACTCTATTATTTTAGTATATTCTTTATCTATACTAAAAAATATAAAAGAAGATGTCAATTTATATGATATTGAATATTTTTCTTAACTTAGCTTTTGTAGGAGGTTTTATTTATAAGTACTGTATAATCAAATTATAAACAGAATGGAGAATGATATG
The Jeotgalibaca sp. MA1X17-3 genome window above contains:
- a CDS encoding DUF4298 domain-containing protein, with the protein product MSENVILLQNIMTEKNNFSPQYERVQKMQFILNDMINTIQRFENVLNELESKQDSLQALTRYYGDEKWHQDRQSYDEGKFPEGKDYSVLGEDYTFDMLIDHHQLSIRMLEVATTMIKHF
- a CDS encoding ABC transporter permease, with the translated sequence MFKKIGNIFIRDVKVNMKDFISLYVMVVPIIFAMLINIFTPGINETTVSLALVNGNHSDQIEYLEDFAKVERFDTVEEVQERVEKRDHLIGIIPEGNDYYLMTQGNEPEEMVDYATLLQSFYILDIKVEDSNSKLTEFNRTVPPLKKVLVNVSILFISVLAGMLIALNIVEEKVDRTIRAINVTPTTKLEYILGKSVMGVIFSLFGSIALIFITGFGGINLLQFLLILIVTSLLSILVGFIQGLTSSDIITAAGSIKLLFLPLIAGVLAVEILGEKWQKFFYWDPFYWAYKGNDLILSQSGTWQQVSVYAGIAFLISGVVFLILAPKIKKGLQ